The Arachis hypogaea cultivar Tifrunner chromosome 19, arahy.Tifrunner.gnm2.J5K5, whole genome shotgun sequence genome has a window encoding:
- the LOC112777526 gene encoding auxin response factor 16 produces MDRSRTRTTTSAIQTCLDSQLWHACAGPMVQMPPLNTKVLYFPQGHAEHEQAHAHGRKPHFAPTIKTPIPPFFPCTLTAIKYMAEPETDEVYVKITLTPLPQQHHLSDPEEHDHHCSSNHNSFLDNNNNGEKPASFAKTLTQSDANNGGGFSVPRYCAETIFPRLDYSAEPPVQTIIAKDVHGQCWKFRHIYRGTPRRHLLTTGWSNFVNHKKLVAGDSIVFLRAQNGDLCVGIRRAKKGGIGAGTATNTNISTTNNVGYGGGECNCVGEAVNCAVNGRAFEVVYYPRGSSPEFCVKASSVRASMQIQWCSGMRFKMPFETEDSSRISWFMGTISSVQLSDPLHWPHSPWRLLQVVWDEPDLLQNVKCVNPWLVELVSNVPNFHLSPFSPPRKKQRFLQDQPDFQLINQFPPASSFSTIQDHQGIQGARHAHQFGLAPQDFHILDGFPRLDHAAQHPHRPSFGIYNKNNSAATKNNNNLEISCLLSVGNPGQSFNKEESCSNETKAPHILLFGKLIHTDQQNHSSNSSNSVYEGTNSSLKTSIENSSDDGGSPWFKNQHKNNDLVGTENINILCMAL; encoded by the exons atggaCAGAAGCAGAACAAGAACAACAACATCAGCAATACAAACATGCTTAGATTCTCAACTATGGCACGCCTGCGCAGGCCCCATGGTTCAAATGCCACCTCTCAACACCAAAGTCTTGTACTTCCCACAAGGCCACGCTGAACACGAACAAGCTCATGCCCATGGTCGAAAACCCCATTTTGCCCCTACCATCAAAACCCCCATTCCGCCCTTCTTCCCTTGCACACTCACCGCCATCAAATACATGGCAGAACCTGAAACCGACGAGGTCTACGTCAAGATCACCCTCACCCCTCTCCCTCAACAACACCACCTCTCAGACCCAGAAGAACACGATCATCATTGTAGTAGTAATCATAATAGTTTCTTggacaacaataataatggtgaaaAGCCTGCTTCTTTTGCAAAGACTCTAACACAATCCGATGCCAACAATGGCGGCGGTTTCTCTGTGCCTCGTTACTGCGCCGAAACCATTTTCCCAAGGCTTGATTACTCCGCAGAGCCTCCGGTTCAGACCATAATCGCAAAAGACGTGCATGGGCAGTGTTGGAAGTTCAGACACATTTATAGAGGCACGCCAAGGAGGCACCTTTTGACTACTGGTTGGAGCAATTTCGTTAACCACAAGAAGCTTGTTGCCGGTGACTCCATTGTTTTCCTCCGAGCCCAAAATGGTGACCTTTGTGTTGGGATTAGGAGGGCCAAGAAGGGTGGTATTGGTGCTGGAACCGCCACAAATACTAATATTAGTACGACTAATAATGTTGGTTATGGTGGTGGTGAATGTAATTGTGTTGGTGAGGCTGTGAATTGTGCTGTGAATGGAAGGGCATTTGAGGTGGTGTATTATCCAAGAGGGAGCTCACCGGAGTTTTGTGTGAAGGCTTCTTCAGTGAGAGCTTCAATGCAGATTCAATGGTGTTCTGGTATGAGATTCAAGATGCCCTTTGAGACTGAGGACTCTTCCAGAATCAGTTGGTTCATGGGGACTATTTCTTCTGTCCAGCTTTCAGATCCTCTTCATTGGCCTCATTCTCCTTGGCGTCTTCTTCAG GTGGTATGGGATGAACCAGATCTACTCCAAAATGTGAAGtgtgtgaatccttggttagttgAACTAGTCTCAAATGTGCCAAACTTTCATCTCTCTCCATTCTCACCACCAAGGAAGAAACAAAGGTTCCTACAAGACCAACCAGATTTTCAACTCATCAACCAATTTCCACCTGCATCATCATTCTCCACCATTCAAGATCATCAAGGCATACAGGGAGCCAGGCATGCCCATCAATTCGGGCTCGCTCCGCAAGATTTCCACATTCTTGATGGATTTCCAAGGCTTGATCATGCAGCACAACACCCTCATAGGCCTAGTTTTGGAATCTACAACAAGAACAACTCCGCCGCCACCAAGAACAATAACAATCTTGAGATATCTTGCTTGTTGAGTGTGGGAAATCCTGGCCAGAGTTTCAATAAGGAGGAGTCTTGTTCCAATGAAACAAAAGCACCACACATTTTGTTGTTTGGGAAGCTCATTCACACTGATCAGCAGAACCATTCATCAAACAGTTCAAATAGTGTTTATGAAGGAACTAATTCATCACTCAAGACATCAATTGAAAACTCTTCTGATGATGGAGGGTCTCCCTGGTTCAAAAATCAGCACAAGAATAATGATCTTGTTGGAACTGAAAACATTAACATATTGTGTATGGCCTTATAA